One Ferribacterium limneticum genomic window, GATTGCCCCTGGGTGATTTCCACCGGACTGCCGGTGAAGGCGATCCCGGCGTCGGGCTGGGCGGTCAGGTCGGGCATGCGGGCAACCATTTCCTGGCGGTCCGGCGTGGCTGCCCGGACCACGCTGACATTGTCCCAGAGAAAGATGGTTTCGCCCTTGGCTGTGACTTTGGCGTGATCGCCGGTGACGGTGACAGTGGCACCTTCCGGGCGATAGCTGATCAGCGTCGGCGACTTCAGTTCGGATGTGTCGTCGTCGGGGTAGTGCACAAGATACGGCGCGGTGAGGCGATATTTTATCTGGCCATCCTGGCCGAAACGACGCACGGTGAAGTTCTCGGCCGTCGCATCCGGATCGTGCCGGAATTTGCCGTCGTTATGCGTTTCGCCACGGTCAACGGTACTTTGCAGCCAAAAACTGAGCCCGGCCAGGACCAGCAGAACGACGACCGGAAAGAGTTGGCTGGGCCAGTGTTTCATTTCGTGCCGAGGTAGGGCGCGAAGGCCGCATCGAGCTTGCCCTGGGCGGCGAGAATGAATTCAATGGCTTCGCGCACGGCACCCTTGCCGCCGCTCGCGCCGGTCACCATGTGGGCGCGCTCCTTGACGACGGGGCGGGCGTTGGCCGGCGCGATGGCCAGCCCGCAGCGGGTCATGGCTGGCAGGTCGATCAGGTCGTCACCCATGAAGGCGAGTTCTGACCATTGCAGCCCCAGTTGTTCGAGTAGCTGGCCGGAAACGGCACCCTTGTCGCCCACCCCGTGGAATACGTGTTCGACGCCAAGATCCTTGGCGCGGCAATTGACGACGTTCGAAGTGCGCCCCGTGATGATGGCCACCTTGATGCCGGCGCGGCGCAGCAGTACAACGCCGAGGCCGTCCTGGACGTTGAAGGTCTTCAGCTCGTGACCATCGTCGGTGTAATGCAGGCCGCCATCGGTCATCACGCCGTCGATGTCGAAGGCGACGAGCTTGATGTTGGCGGCGCGGGCGTTGGTGTCCATCAGATGACCTTGGCGGTGAAGAGATCGTGCATGTTCAATGCACCGATCAGGTGATTGTCGGCATCGACGACGAGCAGCGCATTGATGCGCAGGCGCTCCATCATTTCGACGGCCTCGACGGCGAGGCGGTCGGGGCCGATGGTGCGCGGCGCGGCGTACATGACCGAGGCGATGTCGCCTTGCTGCAGGTCGATGCGTTTTTCGAAGGCGCGGCGCAGGTCGCCGTCGGTGAAGATGCCGAGCACGACGTTGGCGGGATCAGTAATCGCCACCAGCCCCAGGCCGCCACGCGACATGGCGATGATGGCGTCGGTGATCGGGGTGTTGGGCGCCACGGCCGGTACCCGGTCATCGGCCCGCATGACGTCGCGAACGTGGGTGAGCAGACGGCGTCCGAGCGAACCGCCGGGATGCGAGCGGGCGAAGTCGTCCGGCCCGAAGCCGCGGGCGTCGAGCAGCGCAACGGCCAGTGCATCGCCGAGGGCCAGGGCCGCCGTCGTGCTGGCGGTTGGCGCGAGATTGTGCGGGCAGGCTTCCTGAGCAACGCCGGCATCGAGGTGGATGTCGGCCTCGCGGGCCAGCGTTGACGTCGGCACGCCGGTCATCGAAATGATCTTGGCGCCCTGCCGCTTGAGGGCCGGCAGGATGCTGAGCAGTTCGCCCGACTCGCCGGAGTTGGAGAGGGCAAGCAGGACATCGTCGCGGGTGATCATGCCGAGATCGCCGTGGCTGGCCTCGGCCGGATGGACAAAATAGGCCGGGGTGCCGGTGCTGGCCATGGTGGCGGCGATCTTGCGGGCGATGTGGCCGGATTTGCCCATGCCGCTGACGATCAGGCGGCCGTGGCTGTTCAGGATCAATTCAACGGCTCGGGCAAAGTCGCCGTTTATTCGGCTTTTTAGAGCGTCGACCGCCGCAGCCTCGATGCTCAGGGTCTGGCGACCCAGTTCCAGAGCGCGTTCCGGCGAGAAGCGGGCGGTAGATTGGCTTGGGTTCATGGGCTTGCTGAGGTTATGATGGCCGAAGTATACCCGACTTCACGCAACGACCTTGAGCGCACTCTCCCTCGTCCTTCTTCTGCTCGGCGCCTCGGTTCTGGCCGTGGTCATCTTTCGGCGGTTCAATCTGCCGCCGGTCCTCGGCTACCTGTTCGTCGGCAGCGTCATTGGTCCGCATGCCCTGAACCTGATGAACGACGTTTATCGGGCCGAGCACCTCGCCGAATTCGGCGTCGTTTTCCTGATGTTCTCGATAGGCCTCGAATTCTCGTTGCCCAAACTGTATGCGATGAAACGCATCGTATTTGGTCTGGGTATGCTGCAGGTTCTCCTGAGCATGACCCTGGTTGCCGGGCTGATCATGCTTTTCGGCGTCAGTTGGCAGCTGGGCATCGCCCTCGGCGGTGTTTTCGCCATGTCGTCGACGGCTGTCCTGACCAAACTGTTGGTCGAGCGCCAGCAACTCGATTCGGCGCACGGGCGGGAAATCATGGGTGTCCTGCTCTTCCAGGATCTGGCCGTGGTCCCTCTGCTGGTCATCATTCCGTCGCTGACCCAGCCGCCGGAAAAACTGGCGATGTTGCTCGGCATCGCGCTGCTCAAGGCCGTCGTCGTGCTTGCCGTTATCCTTGTTTTCGGGCAGAAACTGATGCGCAAATGGTTCCATTTCGTCGCGCGCGCCAAGTCTTCCGAAGTGTTTGTCCTCAACGTGCTGCTGATCACGCTGAGCCTGGCCACCCTGACCGAGCTGGCCGGGCTGTCGCTGGCGCTCGGTGCATTTGTCGCCGGCATGCTGATTTCGGAAACCGAATACAAAATGCAGGTGGAAGAAGACATCAAACCCTTCCGCGATGTACTGATGGGGCTGTTCTTCGTGACCATCGGCGTCAAGCTCGATTTGCATATCCTGGTTGGCTTGTGGTGGCAGGTCTTGCTGGCGTTGCTCGCCTTGCTGCTGGTCAAGTCGCTGGTCGTCGGTCTGCTTTCGTGGCGCCTGGGCTCGTCGCCGGGCAATGCCATCCGTTCCGGCTTGTGGCTGTGCGCCGGTGGCGAATTCGGCTTCGTGCTGCTCGGCGAAATCATCAACATGCCCAGGGAGATCCAGCAGGTGGCGTTGACCGTGCTCGTACTGTCGATGCTCATTGCGCCATTCATCGTCCAGTACAGCGAGCGGATTGTGGTGCGCTTCGTCGCCAGCGAATGGATGGTGCGTTCGATGCAATTGACCAAGATCGCCGCTCAGTCGATGGGCGCCGAAAAACACGTGATTCTCTGCGGTTTCGGTCGGAGCGGGCAGTACCTTGCCCGCTTTTTGAGTCAGGAAAACATCACCTATGTCGCCCTAGACCTTGATCCGGACCGCGTCCGGGAAGCCGCCGCAGGTGGCGAAAACGTTGTTTATGGCGATGTCGGTAGAAAAGAAGCCTTGCTGGCTGCCGGCCTGATGCGGGCCAGCGTGGTGATCGTCACTGTCAGTGACACCCCGTTGGCCGAGAAAGTCCTGCATCACGTACAGGAGTCGCGTCCTGACTTGCCGGTGGTTGTCCGTACCTTCGATGAGCGCGATATGGATCGCCTGACCAAGGCCGGCGCCGCCGAAGTCGTTCCGGAGGCACTGGAAGCCAGCCTGATGCTTGCCTCGCACGCCCTGGTGCTGGTCGGCGTGCCGATCAATCGCGTGCTCAAGCGCATTCGTCAGACACGCTCCCGGCGTTACAGCCTGTTGCGCGGCTTTTATCGCGGCATATCAGACCGCGATTACGATGATGATGATGAACATCACCCGCAACTCCATTCCGTGCTGCTGGTTTCCGGTGCAGCTGGCATTGGGCAGACCTTGGACAATCTCAATCTTGACGATCTGGGTTGCGAAGTCAGCGCTGTCCGCCGGCGCGGCATCCGGGCCATGGAGCCAGCCCCGGAAACGCGGCTGGAAGAGGGCGATGTTGTCGTCGTCCTCGGTCTGCCGGAGGCGGTGACTGCCGCAGAGGAACGCCTGCTGCAGAAATGAAAAAGCCCGCCGGGGCGGGCTTGATTCTGAACGGAGCAGATTTTTACAGGCTGGCGCAGACGGTGTATTGCTGGCCCTCGACAATGTCCGCCGTCAATGTTGCTGCCGTGCCGCGCGCGGAACCCATTGGAACCGCCTGAACTGACCCTCCTGCCGTATTGCCGTCATCCATCGTCGTGTCGATTTGCCGGACATACCGGCCAAGAATGCCATCTGAACAGACAAAAACAGCACCGCGCATACCGGCGATGAAGGGGGCTGCTACGCCGGCGCCGCTGATGCCGCTTTCAATGCCAATAAAGCCGCCATCAGCGTTGCGAGGGCGGTAGTTTTGGTCGCCGGTGTTGATGGCTCCTGTCGCCAGATTGGCCAGGCGGACATGCTGCCAGAAGACAAAAGTCTCGTCGGTGACGGCGCCGGCGTTCCAGTTGCCGTCGATGCGGCCATTATTGCTGACACACTGGCCTGCAGTATTGGCCGGGGCGCATGCCGTTGCATTAGCTGCAGCACCAAAGGCATCGGTCAGTTGCAACTGGGTCTGGTCTCCAGGAAAGCTCTTGAAGCGATCCTGGTAGCCGTAAACCAGGGCAGAAGTGGTTCTGAAATCATTCACCATGTTTTTGACTTTGGCGCTGTTGATCAGCTCCTGCCCCTTCAGAACGCCCCCCAGCAATAGGCCGATAATGACCAGGACAATGGCGATTTCGACAAGGGTGAAGCCCTTTTGATGGTGTTTCATGGCATGCTCCGGTTGAGTTTTGAGTATTCCTCCGCAAATTCCGTGCCTATGCATTTAGGCGTAGATTTGGCAATAGTTGGCGAAGAGTGAGTGGTAAGTGTCGAAATATGGACAGGTTGTCTGAAATATGAACACCGCAATAGTTGGCAAAATTGCCAGCCGGCTGGCTGGCTGGCCGCATTTTCTGTTGGCTTCCCATTTGTTGATGCTGCACACGCTGGCATTTGGTGGCTGGAAAATTCCTGCCGTTCGCCTGCTATGGGTGGTTGCGCTCGGGCTTTTCCTGATCTGGCAACCCTTTGTCGCAGGCGAGCGCCGGATCGAGTTGCGGCAAGGGGGGGTGTTGCTCGGCGCGGTTCTGGTGTCGACGCTACTGCTTGGGCCATGGCTGCTATTGATCTGGTGCGGGGCGCTGGCCGCGGCTATCGGCGGGCGGGTGCTGGGGACCGAAAGGCATAGCGAGCGTTCGGGTTATCTCCTGGCTTTTGGCTATCTGGTGGGCATTACCGTTCTGGGCGTGGTTCCGGAAATCTCTCCGGCTGTCGCCATCGACCCGCTGTTGCGCGGGCTGCTTGCCCGCTTCATGCCGCTGGTTCTGCCATTTCTGCTGTTTTTTCCGGCGCGGGCGCCTGAGCGAAAGTCCGGTGAAGCCTTCGACCTGTTCTATGGGGTCATGGTTTTCCTCGTCCTTGCTGTTTTCGTGCTCGGTACACTGGCCTACATGCTGGTCGGTGGAGGTGGCTATGTCGAGGCCTTGTTCAAGACCTCGCTGGCGGTTGCTGGCGCCTTGCTCGTGGTGGCCTGGGCGTGGAATCCGCGCGGCGGATTTTCCGGCATCGGCTCGGCGATTTCACGTTATATGTTGTCGCTGGGCATGCCTCTCGAGCAGTGGCTGATGCAGCTTTCGGAGGAGAGCGAGCGGCACGCCGATCCGGCACTGTTTCTCGATGCGGTCATGCAGCGTTTGCGTGGCATTCCCTGGGTTGTCGGCGTCTCGTGGCGTATGGGAGAGCGAGCGGGGCAATCCGGTGAACAGACCATCTACGCACATACTTACCAGGTGAACGAACTTGCGCTGTCTGTCCATTTTCATCATTCACCTTCGCCGGCCATGCGCTGGCATGTCGAGTGGCTGCTGCGACTGGCTGTCGAGTTTTACCTGGTCAAACTCCAGACTCACCAGCTGCAGCGTATGGGCTATGTTCAGGCCATTTACGAAACCGGGGCGCGGGTAACGCACGATGTCAAGAATCTGCTCCAGTCCTTGCAAACGCTCTGCTATGCCGCGAATCAGCCGGGTGATCCAGCCGAGGTGGCAGCCTTGCTGGGCCGGCAGTTGCCGCAAATCGCCGACCGCCTGAAAGTGACGCTGGACAAACTGCAATCGCCCCAAATTGAAAGTCTGGAACATGTAGAGGCCGGCGTCTGGTGGCGCCAGTTCAAGGAGCGCAATGCCCACGTGCAGGTCGATTGGCTGGGCGAAGCCAGCGCCGGCCATTTCTTGCCTGGGCCCTTGTTCGATAGCGTGGCCGAGAACCTGTTACAGAATGCGCTGGCCAAACGCTTGCGCCAACCGGGCCTGGGTATCGGCGTACTTTTTGCCGATGGCAGCCTGACAGTCTCTGATGATGGTCAGGCCATCAGCCTCACGCTGGCCGGCGCCTTGCTCAAGGAGCCGGTCAACTCCGAAGATGGTCTCGGAATCGGTTTGTATCACGCTGCACGGCAGGCTGACGGGGTCGGTTATTCGCTGGTTCTGGCTGAAAATCGGCCGGGACGTGTCGCGTTTACGCTGTCGGTTCGCCGGTAGCCTGCGTTTCCCGCAAGTCATTCAATCGATAAACGAGCGTATTGCCTTTGCCTTTGAGGTGTAGCGTCTGTGGTTCATCGAATGAAAAGTGCTGTGCCAGCCGCAGGTGGGTGGTCGCATCGACTTGGATCATGCCGGGGGTGCCTTCACTGGTGATCCGGCTGGCGAGATTGACGGTGTCGCCCCACAAGTCATAAATGAATTTCTTTTTGCCAACAACGCCGGCAACGACGGGGCCGGTGCCAATGCCGATGCGAACGTCGAGGTGCATGTCGTTGACCGTAAAGTCGCGATGCAGCAGGTCGCGCATGGCGATGGCCAGTTCGGCGATCGACCGCGTGTAGTTGGTCTGCTCGTTGTTCAGTCCGCCGGCGACCATGTAGGCGTCGCCAATGGTCTTGATTTTCTCCATCCCATATTGCTCGGCCAATTCGTCGAAAGACGAAAATATCCGGTTGAGCATGGAAAAGACCTGCTGTGGCGTCAGCCCTTCGGCAATCCGCGTGAAATTGACGATATCGACGAACATGATCGTAACGTCGGCAAAGCCATCGGCGATGGCCTGGCTGTCGTGCTTCAGACGTTCGGCAATCGGGCCGGGCAGGATGTTGAGCAGCAGGCGCTCGGAACGCTCCTGTTCGTCCTGTAACAGGCGGTGGGTTTCTTCCAGGCTGGCTTGCGTCTTGGCTTTTTCCTGAACCGCGTAGCGTAGCAACAGGTAGACGATGCTCGAAATGGCAGCGAAATTGAGCGCGAAGAAAAAGACGCTGGTCCGGATCGAGATTTTCGGGGCGCTACTGGCCAGACTATCGGCCAGGAAATAGTCGAAAAATCCGGAAAGCGCAGTCAGGAAAATGTAGGCAATGAACCACGCCAGCGATTCGCGAACCCCAAAGAACAGAACTGCGCCGATGGGGGCGAGCAATCCCCACAGGCTGGTGCCGCTGGCTGTGATGAAGTTGCCGATGCTCCACTGCACGGCAAACGGCGCGAACAGGAAGAGGGCCAGTTGCGAATAGCGGAATAGATCGAAATTGCCACTGCGAAAGTAGTAAAGCAGGTTACCAACCAGCAACAACTGGAAAACGAAGGGCGCATTGGCCGAAAACTGCGGCCCCATCTGGCCATACAGGAAGAGCCAGAGCATTGAGCCGGTGCAAACCAGGCCCGTGGCGAACACCAGCAGTGATTTCTTCAGACGTGTCTCGGCATCGTCTTCAGGAAGAACGCCACCGGTACGCAGGGCAACAAGAAATGGTTGGCGGTTCACGGGATGCTTTGCTGGAGGCAGAATGTCCAAGTCATTCAGTTTGGCAGTCGGCTTGCCCCCGGTCAATATGCCGAACAGTTTGCTTGACCGATATCTAGGGGAGTTTGCCGACAGCGACCATGCGTGATTTGAGCACAGTGGGGATGACCCAGGTGACGAGATCGTCGAAATTATCGGTGGGCGTGTGGGCGATGAAGGTCAGATCGGCATCGGCATTTTCTGCTTCGTCGCCAATTGCGCCGGGTAACTGGGCGCCGCTTGGCTGAAAGGCGCCGACGCCTCGGCTACCGTGGCTGACGATGACGACAGGGACATCAGACGCAATGACCAGCCCGTTATCCATGACGTTGGCAGTGCCCGCATTGTCGGCTGGCACTGCGGTTGCGCTTCCCGTTGAGAGGGTGAAGCTGGCCTGGGCATCGGCCGCCAGGGCCGCTGTAAATTTGGCGCTGACAAAATAGGTAAAGCGATTTCCCCACGGGTCGGTCTCGGATAAACCCAGCGTCACCCAGGGGACGACACCAAAACGCAAGTCGTCTGCACACGGCGGGGTGCGTGTCCTTCCTGCTGCAGGATCGGTATTGGGCAGGTTGGCGGGGGCCGGACAAGGGAGGCGTCCGTTCGTCATGGCGTAGCCGATCAGCGCTTCACGAACGGTTTCCAGCTGCTGCCGGGCTTCCTTGTTCTGGATTTGCTCGCGCTGGCCCGACAGTCCGAACATGAGACCGCCGGCCAGCAGGGCGACGATGACCAGGACGATGGTCAGTTCGACTAGGGAAAAACCGCCGTGGCGCGCCAAGGAGGTCATGGAGCGACGGAAGGTGGCTGGCTCAGTAGGCAAGGCGGTCATTAAACGAGGGGCTAACGGTCTCAACAACGAAATGGGGCGTTGGCGCCAAGGCGTCGCCATTGCGTGACAGATCGCCATTGCCTTTCTCCAGATAATTCCGGACATCGGAGCTTGGACGAAGTTGCGAGGATAAAGAGCGACCAGCGCCGATGACAACTGCACGGTAGTTGCCGGCACCATTGACGGTCAGCGTGCCGCTTGGTGGCCGCACTTGTGCGCTGATCTGGTAGAAAAACAGGGATTTCCAGTTGCCTTGCGTCCACCAGTTGCCTTGGCTGCTGGTAGGTGTCAGAAAGGCGCATTCGGCGCTGGACCAGCGGGTCGGGATGGCGGCCTGGGCGAAACCTGTCCGCAAGCTGTCGTCGAGGGCATCGGCCGCAGCGATCAAGGCGTTCAGGCGG contains:
- the lptC gene encoding LPS export ABC transporter periplasmic protein LptC; protein product: MKHWPSQLFPVVVLLVLAGLSFWLQSTVDRGETHNDGKFRHDPDATAENFTVRRFGQDGQIKYRLTAPYLVHYPDDDTSELKSPTLISYRPEGATVTVTGDHAKVTAKGETIFLWDNVSVVRAATPDRQEMVARMPDLTAQPDAGIAFTGSPVEITQGQSWVKGTGIHIDNNNSTLVLQSQVRGQLIRPRAAP
- a CDS encoding KdsC family phosphatase produces the protein MDTNARAANIKLVAFDIDGVMTDGGLHYTDDGHELKTFNVQDGLGVVLLRRAGIKVAIITGRTSNVVNCRAKDLGVEHVFHGVGDKGAVSGQLLEQLGLQWSELAFMGDDLIDLPAMTRCGLAIAPANARPVVKERAHMVTGASGGKGAVREAIEFILAAQGKLDAAFAPYLGTK
- a CDS encoding KpsF/GutQ family sugar-phosphate isomerase; the encoded protein is MNPSQSTARFSPERALELGRQTLSIEAAAVDALKSRINGDFARAVELILNSHGRLIVSGMGKSGHIARKIAATMASTGTPAYFVHPAEASHGDLGMITRDDVLLALSNSGESGELLSILPALKRQGAKIISMTGVPTSTLAREADIHLDAGVAQEACPHNLAPTASTTAALALGDALAVALLDARGFGPDDFARSHPGGSLGRRLLTHVRDVMRADDRVPAVAPNTPITDAIIAMSRGGLGLVAITDPANVVLGIFTDGDLRRAFEKRIDLQQGDIASVMYAAPRTIGPDRLAVEAVEMMERLRINALLVVDADNHLIGALNMHDLFTAKVI
- a CDS encoding monovalent cation:proton antiporter family protein, producing the protein MSALSLVLLLLGASVLAVVIFRRFNLPPVLGYLFVGSVIGPHALNLMNDVYRAEHLAEFGVVFLMFSIGLEFSLPKLYAMKRIVFGLGMLQVLLSMTLVAGLIMLFGVSWQLGIALGGVFAMSSTAVLTKLLVERQQLDSAHGREIMGVLLFQDLAVVPLLVIIPSLTQPPEKLAMLLGIALLKAVVVLAVILVFGQKLMRKWFHFVARAKSSEVFVLNVLLITLSLATLTELAGLSLALGAFVAGMLISETEYKMQVEEDIKPFRDVLMGLFFVTIGVKLDLHILVGLWWQVLLALLALLLVKSLVVGLLSWRLGSSPGNAIRSGLWLCAGGEFGFVLLGEIINMPREIQQVALTVLVLSMLIAPFIVQYSERIVVRFVASEWMVRSMQLTKIAAQSMGAEKHVILCGFGRSGQYLARFLSQENITYVALDLDPDRVREAAAGGENVVYGDVGRKEALLAAGLMRASVVIVTVSDTPLAEKVLHHVQESRPDLPVVVRTFDERDMDRLTKAGAAEVVPEALEASLMLASHALVLVGVPINRVLKRIRQTRSRRYSLLRGFYRGISDRDYDDDDEHHPQLHSVLLVSGAAGIGQTLDNLNLDDLGCEVSAVRRRGIRAMEPAPETRLEEGDVVVVLGLPEAVTAAEERLLQK
- a CDS encoding prepilin-type N-terminal cleavage/methylation domain-containing protein is translated as MKHHQKGFTLVEIAIVLVIIGLLLGGVLKGQELINSAKVKNMVNDFRTTSALVYGYQDRFKSFPGDQTQLQLTDAFGAAANATACAPANTAGQCVSNNGRIDGNWNAGAVTDETFVFWQHVRLANLATGAINTGDQNYRPRNADGGFIGIESGISGAGVAAPFIAGMRGAVFVCSDGILGRYVRQIDTTMDDGNTAGGSVQAVPMGSARGTAATLTADIVEGQQYTVCASL
- a CDS encoding ATP-binding protein, translated to MNTAIVGKIASRLAGWPHFLLASHLLMLHTLAFGGWKIPAVRLLWVVALGLFLIWQPFVAGERRIELRQGGVLLGAVLVSTLLLGPWLLLIWCGALAAAIGGRVLGTERHSERSGYLLAFGYLVGITVLGVVPEISPAVAIDPLLRGLLARFMPLVLPFLLFFPARAPERKSGEAFDLFYGVMVFLVLAVFVLGTLAYMLVGGGGYVEALFKTSLAVAGALLVVAWAWNPRGGFSGIGSAISRYMLSLGMPLEQWLMQLSEESERHADPALFLDAVMQRLRGIPWVVGVSWRMGERAGQSGEQTIYAHTYQVNELALSVHFHHSPSPAMRWHVEWLLRLAVEFYLVKLQTHQLQRMGYVQAIYETGARVTHDVKNLLQSLQTLCYAANQPGDPAEVAALLGRQLPQIADRLKVTLDKLQSPQIESLEHVEAGVWWRQFKERNAHVQVDWLGEASAGHFLPGPLFDSVAENLLQNALAKRLRQPGLGIGVLFADGSLTVSDDGQAISLTLAGALLKEPVNSEDGLGIGLYHAARQADGVGYSLVLAENRPGRVAFTLSVRR
- a CDS encoding adenylate/guanylate cyclase domain-containing protein is translated as MNRQPFLVALRTGGVLPEDDAETRLKKSLLVFATGLVCTGSMLWLFLYGQMGPQFSANAPFVFQLLLVGNLLYYFRSGNFDLFRYSQLALFLFAPFAVQWSIGNFITASGTSLWGLLAPIGAVLFFGVRESLAWFIAYIFLTALSGFFDYFLADSLASSAPKISIRTSVFFFALNFAAISSIVYLLLRYAVQEKAKTQASLEETHRLLQDEQERSERLLLNILPGPIAERLKHDSQAIADGFADVTIMFVDIVNFTRIAEGLTPQQVFSMLNRIFSSFDELAEQYGMEKIKTIGDAYMVAGGLNNEQTNYTRSIAELAIAMRDLLHRDFTVNDMHLDVRIGIGTGPVVAGVVGKKKFIYDLWGDTVNLASRITSEGTPGMIQVDATTHLRLAQHFSFDEPQTLHLKGKGNTLVYRLNDLRETQATGEPTA
- a CDS encoding type II secretion system protein — translated: MTSLARHGGFSLVELTIVLVIVALLAGGLMFGLSGQREQIQNKEARQQLETVREALIGYAMTNGRLPCPAPANLPNTDPAAGRTRTPPCADDLRFGVVPWVTLGLSETDPWGNRFTYFVSAKFTAALAADAQASFTLSTGSATAVPADNAGTANVMDNGLVIASDVPVVIVSHGSRGVGAFQPSGAQLPGAIGDEAENADADLTFIAHTPTDNFDDLVTWVIPTVLKSRMVAVGKLP